Proteins from one Embleya scabrispora genomic window:
- a CDS encoding ABC transporter permease → MSTGGSTFWSAVRLVARREFTERIRDRGFQISVGVMLVILLASVAIPAAIGGGSEKYDVAFLGPQQAQLAQTAERQAALLDVDVRVGTVADRAAAEKALADGKLDAVVADGRILVDTTLSDPLAAVLQSAWATVERDLRLSASGIDPGAVNQASAIRPMPKTTLDPDADERDTRKGIAFVGTLVLYGMLMLFCMWVASGVVEEKSSRIVEILLATVPARALLTGKILGIGLLGLLQMLVTAVVGLAAASAFGSVELSGAMIYPVALVLLWFVVGYALYACMFAAAAARVSRQEDLQNVITPMTSLLIASFLAAIFLGQKGGTIAHVLSYIPPFSAMLQPPMTAADEVSVVENLVAFAIALLALVGLVRLAARMYEGAVLRMGGKVGFKEALGTARKG, encoded by the coding sequence GTGAGCACCGGTGGCAGCACGTTTTGGTCCGCCGTGCGGCTGGTCGCGCGCCGCGAGTTCACCGAGCGCATCCGGGACCGGGGTTTCCAGATCTCGGTGGGCGTCATGCTGGTGATCCTGCTCGCCTCGGTGGCCATCCCGGCCGCGATCGGCGGCGGCTCGGAAAAGTACGACGTGGCCTTCCTGGGTCCGCAGCAGGCGCAGCTGGCGCAGACCGCCGAGCGTCAGGCGGCGCTGCTGGACGTGGACGTGCGCGTGGGCACGGTGGCCGACCGCGCGGCGGCGGAGAAGGCGCTGGCCGACGGCAAACTGGACGCGGTCGTGGCCGACGGCCGGATCCTGGTGGACACCACGCTGTCCGACCCGCTGGCGGCCGTGCTGCAGAGCGCCTGGGCCACCGTGGAGCGCGATCTGCGGCTGAGCGCGAGCGGCATCGACCCGGGCGCGGTGAACCAGGCGTCGGCGATCCGACCGATGCCCAAGACCACGCTGGATCCCGACGCCGACGAGCGCGACACGCGCAAGGGCATCGCCTTCGTCGGCACCCTGGTGCTGTACGGCATGTTGATGCTCTTTTGCATGTGGGTGGCCAGTGGCGTGGTGGAGGAGAAGTCGAGCCGGATCGTGGAGATCTTGCTGGCCACCGTGCCCGCCCGGGCGCTGCTGACCGGCAAGATCCTCGGGATCGGCCTGCTCGGGCTGCTGCAGATGCTGGTGACCGCGGTGGTGGGACTGGCCGCGGCGTCCGCGTTCGGCAGCGTCGAGTTGAGCGGGGCGATGATCTATCCGGTGGCGCTGGTGCTGCTGTGGTTCGTGGTGGGCTACGCGCTCTACGCGTGCATGTTCGCCGCGGCGGCGGCGCGGGTGTCCCGCCAGGAGGATCTGCAGAACGTGATCACGCCGATGACCTCGCTGCTGATCGCCTCGTTCCTGGCCGCGATCTTCCTCGGGCAAAAGGGCGGCACGATCGCCCACGTGCTGTCCTACATCCCGCCGTTCTCGGCGATGCTCCAGCCGCCGATGACCGCCGCCGACGAGGTGTCGGTGGTGGAGAACCTGGTCGCCTTCGCGATCGCGCTGCTCGCGCTGGTGGGCCTGGTTCGACTCGCGGCCCGGATGTACGAGGGCGCGGTGTTGCGGATGGGCGGCAAGGTCGGCTTCAAGGAGGCCCTCGGCACGGCCCGCAAGGGCTGA
- a CDS encoding DUF3093 domain-containing protein yields the protein MQAYSERLGVPASWWALTVLMGVSGGLVGLAFGIVPTIVLALVLGALTAWATGAYGSARITVTETELCAGRARVPLSALGAGVALDPEQARALRMENADPRAFMLLRAYIPGAARIEVVDPADPTPYLYLSSRNPRRLVDVVAALRARA from the coding sequence ATGCAGGCGTACAGCGAACGACTCGGCGTGCCGGCCTCGTGGTGGGCCCTGACCGTGCTCATGGGCGTCTCGGGCGGGCTGGTGGGCCTGGCCTTCGGGATCGTGCCGACCATCGTGCTCGCCCTGGTCCTGGGCGCGCTGACCGCGTGGGCCACCGGTGCCTACGGCTCGGCGCGGATCACCGTGACCGAGACCGAGTTGTGCGCGGGGCGCGCGCGGGTGCCGTTGAGCGCGCTCGGCGCGGGCGTCGCGCTCGACCCCGAGCAGGCGCGCGCGTTGCGGATGGAGAACGCCGACCCGCGCGCGTTCATGCTGTTGCGCGCCTACATTCCGGGGGCGGCGCGGATCGAGGTCGTCGACCCGGCCGATCCGACGCCCTACCTCTACCTGTCCTCGCGCAACCCCCGGCGCCTGGTCGACGTGGTGGCCGCGCTGCGCGCCCGCGCCTGA
- a CDS encoding DUF4193 domain-containing protein, translated as MATDYDTPRKTDDDINEDSIEELKARRVDKSAGSVDVDEFEQAESLELPGADLSNEELSVRVVPKQADEFTCSSCFLVHHRSQLAKEKDGQPICSDCA; from the coding sequence ATGGCAACCGACTACGACACCCCGCGTAAGACCGACGACGACATCAACGAAGACAGCATCGAGGAGCTGAAGGCTCGGCGCGTGGACAAGTCGGCCGGTTCGGTCGACGTCGACGAGTTCGAGCAGGCCGAGTCTCTCGAGCTTCCCGGCGCGGACCTCTCCAACGAGGAGCTGTCCGTCCGGGTCGTCCCGAAGCAGGCCGACGAGTTCACCTGCTCCAGCTGCTTCCTGGTGCACCACCGCAGCCAGCTGGCCAAGGAAAAGGACGGCCAGCCGATCTGCAGCGACTGCGCCTGA
- a CDS encoding SDR family oxidoreductase, which produces MTKSVVVTGATGGIGLAVALELAGSGFDVIGTARTEEKAERLRESAERAEVGVRTVLLDVADATSTVRAFTEIAQMTDGGPWAVVNNAGIAQPGAIEDVDDEGVRAQLETNLVAPARIARLVLPQMRRRRDGRIVNISSLSGRVSSPFVGWYCASKQGLAAVSNALRIETAGFGVKVVLIEPGSFGTDIWERSMARMPPRKTSAYQDSYEVADEVLRRAKTLPDPAPVAHAVRTALSVPRPRPRYLVGNDARAGAALDLLAPTALSDYAKGVATGLRTPPERVTRALARLTRRHGPR; this is translated from the coding sequence ATGACCAAGAGTGTGGTCGTCACCGGGGCGACCGGTGGGATCGGCCTGGCCGTCGCCCTGGAACTGGCCGGATCCGGGTTCGACGTGATCGGCACCGCCCGGACCGAGGAGAAGGCCGAGCGACTGCGCGAGAGCGCCGAGCGGGCCGAGGTGGGCGTGCGCACGGTCCTGCTCGACGTCGCCGACGCCACCTCGACGGTGCGGGCCTTCACCGAGATCGCCCAGATGACCGACGGCGGCCCGTGGGCGGTGGTCAACAACGCCGGCATCGCCCAGCCCGGCGCGATCGAGGACGTGGACGACGAGGGGGTCCGCGCGCAGTTGGAGACCAACCTGGTCGCCCCCGCGCGGATCGCGCGCCTGGTCCTGCCGCAGATGCGCCGTCGCCGGGACGGGCGGATCGTCAACATCTCCTCGCTCTCCGGGCGGGTCTCCTCGCCCTTCGTGGGTTGGTACTGCGCGAGCAAGCAGGGCCTGGCGGCGGTCTCGAACGCGCTGCGGATCGAGACCGCCGGCTTCGGCGTGAAGGTGGTGCTGATCGAGCCGGGCAGCTTCGGCACCGACATCTGGGAGCGGAGCATGGCCCGGATGCCGCCGCGCAAGACGTCGGCGTACCAGGACTCCTACGAGGTCGCCGACGAGGTGTTGCGGCGGGCCAAGACGCTGCCCGACCCGGCCCCGGTGGCGCACGCGGTGCGCACCGCGCTGAGCGTGCCCCGGCCGCGCCCGCGCTACCTGGTGGGCAACGACGCCCGGGCCGGGGCGGCGCTGGACCTGCTGGCCCCGACCGCGCTTTCCGATTACGCCAAAGGAGTGGCGACGGGCCTGCGCACGCCCCCGGAGCGGGTCACCCGCGCCCTGGCCCGGTTGACCCGGCGGCACGGCCCCCGCTGA
- the dut gene encoding dUTP diphosphatase, whose protein sequence is MSTSVDVLVRRLDPELPLPAYEHPGDAGADLVTAQDAEIAPGERVVLPTGIAIALPDGYAAFVHPRSGLAARCGVSLVNAPGTVDAGYRGEIKVVVVNHDLRTPVVFRRGDRIAQLVIQRVERAGFHEVAELPGSGRGEGGFGSTGGHAAVGVSSVGAAGSAGIVQHSASDREGL, encoded by the coding sequence GTGAGCACGAGTGTCGACGTCCTGGTGCGCCGGCTCGACCCCGAATTGCCGCTGCCCGCGTACGAGCACCCCGGCGACGCCGGCGCCGACCTGGTGACCGCGCAGGACGCGGAGATCGCCCCCGGCGAGCGCGTGGTGTTGCCCACGGGCATCGCGATCGCGCTCCCCGACGGCTACGCCGCGTTCGTGCATCCGCGCTCGGGACTCGCCGCGCGGTGCGGAGTATCCCTGGTGAACGCCCCGGGCACCGTCGATGCGGGATACCGTGGCGAAATCAAGGTTGTCGTGGTCAATCACGACCTGCGTACGCCGGTCGTCTTCCGACGCGGCGACCGTATCGCCCAACTCGTGATCCAACGGGTCGAGCGAGCGGGGTTCCACGAGGTCGCCGAACTGCCCGGTTCCGGGCGGGGCGAAGGCGGCTTCGGTTCCACCGGCGGGCACGCGGCGGTCGGCGTTTCGAGCGTCGGCGCGGCGGGCAGCGCGGGCATCGTGCAACACTCGGCTTCCGACAGGGAAGGACTGTGA
- a CDS encoding DUF3710 domain-containing protein, with protein MFGRRRRSEKDDLPVEEREDLDEIIEDEDEADEAPDAGAASDSDDADLDELSRPIPPAPRPDGPWDFDELEDPHEDRIDLGGMLIPADPRMELRVEVSNDMIIAATVVLEDSGLQLQAFAAPRNESIWHEVRAEIASGITQQGGVVDEQDAGLGWELRAQVPVQLPDGTQGHQLVRFVGCDGPRWFLRGVISGRAAVDPAVGADLEGMFRDTVVVRGNDPMAPRDPILLRLPENAQVDPNSGLAVPQQGAEDNRFAGDLDPFQRGPEITEVR; from the coding sequence GTGTTCGGTCGTCGCCGACGCAGCGAAAAGGATGATCTGCCCGTCGAGGAGCGCGAAGACCTCGACGAGATCATCGAGGACGAGGACGAAGCCGACGAGGCGCCCGACGCCGGAGCCGCATCGGACTCCGACGACGCGGACCTCGACGAGCTGAGTCGACCGATCCCGCCCGCGCCCCGGCCGGACGGACCGTGGGACTTCGACGAGCTCGAGGATCCCCACGAGGATCGCATCGACCTCGGCGGGATGCTCATCCCGGCCGACCCGCGGATGGAACTGCGGGTCGAGGTCTCCAACGACATGATCATCGCGGCCACCGTGGTGCTGGAGGACAGCGGCCTGCAGCTGCAGGCGTTCGCCGCCCCGCGCAACGAGAGCATCTGGCACGAGGTGCGCGCCGAGATCGCCTCCGGCATCACCCAGCAGGGTGGTGTCGTGGACGAGCAGGACGCGGGTCTGGGCTGGGAGCTGCGGGCCCAGGTGCCGGTCCAGCTCCCCGACGGCACGCAGGGCCACCAGCTGGTCCGGTTCGTCGGCTGCGACGGCCCGCGCTGGTTCCTGCGCGGAGTGATCTCCGGCCGGGCCGCGGTGGATCCCGCCGTGGGCGCCGACCTGGAGGGCATGTTCCGCGACACCGTCGTGGTCCGCGGCAACGACCCGATGGCGCCGCGCGACCCGATCCTGCTGCGCCTGCCGGAGAACGCCCAGGTGGACCCGAACAGCGGGCTCGCGGTGCCGCAGCAGGGCGCCGAGGACAACCGCTTCGCGGGCGATCTGGACCCCTTCCAGCGCGGCCCGGAGATCACCGAGGTGCGCTAG
- a CDS encoding sensor histidine kinase produces the protein MNDSSRAVPAEAGPAATPAAATPPAPTSGSTAAPAAGASTAPASARPAAARSGPPPRPGRPPQPPRPSVPPSAPRRPNREPAREAGRDPQRPATAGGRRLILGRDADDAAEMSRLSRMAPSQIPDLLRSTIKMRLTALYGGMFLIAGVLLLATVYLLVRQSLNEGRLNLSLAPNTLMTINGVPMTPEQFDQWQTLQQIHQRDAALSSLLQQSLLALLLLSVIAFGFGYVMAGRVLRPLGRITSIAREVAGSNLHRRIDLEGPDDEFKELADTFDDMLDRLDRSLESQRKFVANASHELRTPLAINRTLLEVALGDPEASVELKQLGKTLLATNERSEGLIEGLLLLARSDNELTERKPVDLAEVARRAVDQTGAEAAEREVSLHDELGPAVLQGNGVLLERVAMNLIQNAVRYNRAGGTVDISTESGAGVAVLTVTNTGPVVPAYEVDNMFEPFRRLRTERIASDKGVGLGLSIVRSIVRAHGGWIEVEPREEGGLMMRIGFPVG, from the coding sequence ATGAACGACAGCTCTCGGGCCGTCCCGGCGGAAGCCGGCCCCGCCGCGACCCCGGCCGCGGCGACACCCCCCGCCCCGACGTCGGGGTCGACCGCGGCACCGGCCGCGGGCGCCTCGACCGCGCCCGCCTCGGCCCGGCCCGCCGCCGCCCGCTCAGGACCGCCGCCGCGCCCGGGCCGGCCGCCCCAGCCGCCGCGCCCCAGCGTGCCGCCGAGCGCGCCGCGCAGGCCGAACCGGGAGCCCGCGCGCGAGGCGGGCCGCGATCCGCAGCGCCCCGCCACCGCCGGCGGTCGGCGGCTGATCCTGGGCCGCGACGCCGACGACGCGGCGGAGATGTCGCGGCTGTCGCGGATGGCCCCCTCGCAGATCCCGGACCTGCTGCGGTCCACCATCAAGATGCGCCTGACCGCGCTGTACGGCGGCATGTTCCTGATCGCCGGGGTGCTCCTGCTCGCCACCGTCTACCTGCTGGTGCGGCAGAGCCTGAACGAGGGTCGGCTGAATCTGAGCCTGGCCCCGAACACCTTGATGACCATCAACGGTGTGCCGATGACACCCGAGCAGTTCGACCAGTGGCAGACCCTCCAGCAGATCCACCAGCGCGACGCGGCGCTGAGTTCGCTCCTGCAGCAGTCGCTGCTCGCGCTGCTGCTGCTCTCCGTGATCGCCTTCGGCTTCGGCTACGTGATGGCGGGCCGGGTGTTGCGCCCGCTGGGGCGGATCACCTCCATCGCCCGCGAGGTGGCCGGATCCAACCTGCACCGGCGGATCGACCTGGAGGGGCCCGACGACGAGTTCAAGGAGCTGGCCGACACCTTCGACGACATGCTCGACCGGCTCGACCGCTCGCTGGAGTCGCAGCGCAAGTTCGTCGCCAACGCCTCGCACGAGCTGCGCACGCCGCTGGCGATCAACCGCACCCTCCTGGAGGTCGCGCTCGGCGACCCGGAGGCGTCCGTCGAGCTCAAACAGCTCGGCAAGACCCTGCTGGCCACCAACGAGCGCAGCGAGGGGTTGATCGAGGGCCTGCTGCTGTTGGCCCGCAGCGACAACGAGCTGACCGAGCGCAAGCCGGTGGACCTGGCCGAGGTGGCCCGCCGCGCGGTGGACCAGACCGGCGCCGAGGCGGCCGAGCGCGAGGTGAGCCTGCACGACGAGCTGGGTCCGGCCGTGCTCCAAGGCAACGGCGTGTTGTTGGAGCGGGTCGCGATGAACCTGATCCAGAACGCGGTGCGCTACAACCGGGCCGGCGGCACCGTCGACATCTCCACGGAGTCGGGCGCGGGGGTCGCGGTGCTGACCGTGACCAACACCGGGCCGGTGGTGCCCGCCTACGAGGTGGACAACATGTTCGAGCCGTTCCGGCGGCTGCGGACCGAGCGGATCGCCAGCGACAAGGGCGTGGGCCTGGGGTTGTCCATCGTGCGTTCGATCGTGCGCGCCCACGGCGGCTGGATCGAGGTCGAGCCCCGGGAAGAGGGCGGGCTGATGATGCGGATCGGGTTCCCGGTCGGCTGA
- a CDS encoding acyl-ACP desaturase: MNLLAAAPTGPHLLRELEQVVAVELDRHLAVAKEWFPHEYVPWSAGRDFDGVLGGEAWTPEESGLTDVGRIALTLNLLTEDNLPSYHYEIAAMFGRDGAWGTWVHRWTAEEGRHGIAIRDYLMAARAVDPVALERSRMEHMEAGYQGDHMDNPLHVIAYVTFQELATRVSHRNSGRTCGDPIAEQLLAKVATDENLHMVFYRNLLKAAFEIAPDQAMRAVTDMVTDFRMPGHGISGFERAAVKLAVGGVYNLPIHQNDVLLPVLRNLKVMERTDLGPEGEKSREELAVFLSGLDTQATRFEERRLALEARKAANRA; encoded by the coding sequence ATGAATCTTCTCGCCGCCGCACCGACCGGCCCGCACCTGCTTCGCGAGTTGGAGCAGGTCGTCGCCGTCGAGCTCGACCGCCATCTCGCCGTGGCCAAGGAGTGGTTCCCGCACGAGTACGTGCCGTGGAGCGCGGGCCGCGACTTCGACGGCGTACTGGGCGGCGAGGCGTGGACCCCGGAGGAGTCGGGGCTCACCGACGTCGGCCGGATAGCGCTGACGCTGAACCTGCTGACCGAGGACAACCTGCCCAGCTACCACTACGAGATCGCGGCGATGTTCGGCCGCGACGGTGCGTGGGGCACGTGGGTGCACCGGTGGACCGCCGAGGAGGGCCGGCACGGCATCGCGATCCGCGACTACCTGATGGCCGCCCGGGCGGTGGACCCGGTCGCGCTGGAGCGTTCGCGGATGGAACACATGGAGGCCGGCTACCAGGGCGACCACATGGACAATCCGCTGCACGTGATCGCCTACGTGACCTTCCAGGAGCTGGCCACCCGGGTCTCGCACCGCAACTCGGGCCGCACCTGCGGCGACCCGATCGCCGAGCAGCTGCTCGCGAAGGTGGCGACCGACGAGAACCTGCACATGGTCTTCTACCGGAACCTGCTCAAGGCCGCCTTCGAGATCGCGCCGGACCAGGCGATGCGCGCGGTGACCGACATGGTCACCGACTTCCGGATGCCCGGACACGGGATCAGCGGCTTCGAGCGCGCGGCGGTCAAGCTCGCCGTGGGCGGCGTGTACAACCTGCCGATCCACCAGAACGACGTGCTGCTGCCGGTGCTGCGCAACCTCAAGGTGATGGAGCGCACCGACCTGGGCCCGGAGGGCGAGAAGTCCCGCGAGGAGCTCGCGGTGTTCCTGAGCGGCCTCGACACCCAGGCGACCCGCTTCGAGGAGCGCCGGCTGGCCCTGGAGGCCCGCAAGGCGGCCAACCGCGCCTGA
- the kdpA gene encoding potassium-transporting ATPase subunit KdpA, which produces MSVTLAGILQLSLLTAVLAAVHRPFGDYMARVYSSDKHLRGERVLYRLIGADPNAEQRWTVYLRSVLGFSMFSLLGLYALQRFQDHLPFDLGMKPITPDQAFNTAASFTANTNWQSYSGETAMGHTVQMVGLTVQNFVSAAVGMAVAIALVRGFVRVRSGEIGNFWVDLIRGSIRILLPIAIIGTIVLVASGTIQNLSDPHTVRTLSGGTQTIPGGPVASQEVIKELGTNGGGFFNANSAHPFENPNAFTNLFEIFLILVIPFSMPRAFGRLVGNLKQGYAILAAMFVVWFVAVCLMWWTEAHGNGAGPELAGGAMEGKEQRFGIPGSSVFAVSTTMTSTGAVNSFHSSFTGLGGGITMLGMMLGEITPGGVGSGLYGILIMAILAVFVAGLMVGRTPEYLGKKIGAGEMKLVAMYILVVPATILTFTGIAIALPGEQAAILNSDSPHGISEVLYAFTSGANNNGSAFAGLGANTEFYNTMIGLAMLIGRFVPIALVLALAGRLAEQNSVPDTAGTLKTHKPLFVGQLVGVILIITGLTFFPALALGPLAEGLA; this is translated from the coding sequence GTGAGCGTCACGCTCGCGGGGATACTCCAACTGTCCCTGCTGACAGCCGTCCTGGCCGCGGTACATCGCCCCTTCGGCGACTACATGGCCCGCGTGTACTCCAGCGACAAGCACCTGCGCGGCGAGCGCGTCCTGTACCGGCTGATCGGCGCCGATCCGAACGCCGAACAGCGCTGGACCGTCTACCTGCGCAGCGTGCTCGGGTTCTCCATGTTCTCGCTGCTCGGGCTCTACGCCCTGCAGCGGTTCCAGGACCACCTGCCGTTCGACCTCGGCATGAAGCCGATCACGCCGGACCAGGCGTTCAACACCGCGGCGTCGTTCACGGCGAACACGAACTGGCAGTCGTACTCCGGTGAGACCGCCATGGGCCACACGGTCCAGATGGTCGGCCTGACCGTGCAGAACTTCGTGTCGGCCGCGGTGGGCATGGCCGTGGCGATCGCGCTGGTGCGCGGATTCGTGCGGGTCCGCTCGGGGGAGATCGGCAACTTCTGGGTCGACCTGATCCGCGGTTCGATCCGGATCCTGCTGCCCATCGCGATCATCGGCACGATCGTGCTCGTCGCGTCGGGCACGATCCAAAACCTCTCCGACCCGCACACCGTGCGGACGTTGTCGGGCGGGACGCAGACCATCCCCGGTGGTCCGGTGGCCTCGCAGGAGGTGATCAAGGAGCTGGGCACCAACGGTGGCGGCTTCTTCAACGCCAACTCGGCGCACCCGTTCGAGAACCCGAACGCGTTCACCAACCTGTTCGAGATCTTCCTGATCCTGGTCATCCCGTTCTCCATGCCGCGCGCCTTCGGCCGGCTCGTGGGCAACCTCAAGCAGGGCTACGCGATCCTCGCCGCGATGTTCGTGGTCTGGTTCGTCGCGGTCTGCCTGATGTGGTGGACCGAGGCGCACGGCAACGGCGCCGGGCCGGAACTGGCCGGCGGCGCGATGGAGGGCAAGGAACAGCGGTTCGGCATCCCCGGCTCGTCGGTCTTCGCGGTCTCCACCACGATGACCTCCACCGGCGCGGTCAACTCGTTCCACTCCTCGTTCACCGGCCTCGGCGGCGGCATCACGATGCTGGGCATGATGCTCGGCGAGATCACGCCGGGCGGCGTCGGCTCGGGCCTGTACGGGATCCTGATCATGGCGATCCTGGCGGTCTTCGTGGCCGGTCTGATGGTCGGCCGCACGCCCGAATACCTGGGCAAGAAGATCGGCGCCGGCGAGATGAAGCTGGTCGCGATGTACATCCTCGTGGTGCCGGCGACCATCTTGACCTTCACCGGCATCGCCATCGCGCTGCCCGGCGAACAGGCGGCGATCCTCAACTCCGATTCGCCGCACGGCATCTCGGAGGTGCTGTACGCGTTCACCTCGGGGGCGAACAACAACGGCAGCGCGTTCGCCGGGCTCGGTGCGAACACCGAGTTCTACAACACGATGATCGGGCTGGCCATGCTGATCGGCCGGTTCGTGCCGATCGCCCTGGTACTCGCCCTGGCCGGACGACTCGCCGAGCAAAACAGCGTCCCCGACACCGCGGGCACCCTCAAGACGCACAAGCCCCTGTTCGTGGGCCAACTCGTCGGCGTGATCCTGATCATCACCGGCCTCACCTTCTTCCCCGCCCTGGCCCTCGGGCCGCTTGCCGAGGGATTGGCATGA
- the kdpF gene encoding K(+)-transporting ATPase subunit F encodes MNADSIVGLSVAVALLGYLILALIFPERF; translated from the coding sequence GTGAACGCGGACAGCATCGTCGGCCTGAGCGTCGCCGTCGCCCTGCTCGGCTACCTGATCCTGGCCCTGATCTTCCCCGAGAGGTTCTAG
- a CDS encoding ABC transporter ATP-binding protein, translating into MLELAGLDKRFGAKVVLDDLSLTVQPGQMFGFVGTNGAGKTTTMRIALGVLAADRGEIRWRGAPVDRTVRRRWGYMPEERGLYPKMRIRDQLVYLAELHGMSRTEAQASAARWLTRLRVAGAPGDRLETLSLGNQQRVQLAAALVHEPELLVLDEPFSGLDPVGVDVMAGVLRERTAAGASVVFSSHQLELVESLCDAVGIINGGRMHASGTVAELRGDDRAVRYRVRVAGAPAGWADALPGVRVLGAAEEDAVLVELLPGTSEQALLDAARAAGRVLAFAPAAPSLAELFREVVNGEGADPEAGEPPVSHPEAGGTAGANPTVGKESEVGA; encoded by the coding sequence GTGCTCGAGTTGGCCGGCCTGGACAAACGGTTCGGCGCGAAGGTCGTCCTGGACGACCTCTCGCTGACCGTACAGCCAGGCCAGATGTTCGGATTCGTCGGCACCAACGGGGCGGGCAAGACCACGACCATGCGCATCGCGCTGGGTGTGTTGGCGGCCGATCGGGGTGAGATCCGCTGGCGGGGCGCGCCCGTCGATCGCACGGTGCGACGACGCTGGGGATACATGCCGGAGGAACGCGGCCTGTATCCGAAGATGCGCATCCGGGACCAGCTGGTCTACCTGGCCGAGCTGCACGGGATGTCGCGGACCGAGGCGCAGGCCTCGGCCGCGCGCTGGTTGACCCGGCTGCGGGTGGCGGGCGCTCCCGGGGACCGGCTGGAGACCCTGTCTCTGGGCAATCAGCAGCGGGTGCAGTTGGCCGCCGCGCTGGTGCACGAGCCGGAGCTGCTGGTCCTGGACGAGCCGTTCTCCGGCCTGGACCCGGTCGGTGTGGATGTGATGGCGGGGGTGCTGCGCGAGCGCACCGCGGCGGGGGCCTCGGTGGTCTTCTCCAGCCATCAGCTCGAACTCGTCGAGTCGCTCTGCGACGCGGTCGGGATCATCAACGGCGGGCGCATGCACGCCTCGGGCACGGTGGCCGAATTGCGCGGCGACGATCGCGCGGTGCGCTATCGGGTGCGCGTCGCGGGGGCGCCGGCGGGCTGGGCGGACGCACTGCCGGGCGTGCGGGTGCTCGGCGCGGCCGAGGAGGACGCGGTGCTGGTCGAACTGCTGCCGGGAACGAGCGAGCAGGCGCTGCTCGACGCGGCCCGGGCGGCCGGGCGGGTGCTCGCGTTCGCTCCCGCCGCCCCCTCCCTCGCCGAACTCTTCCGCGAGGTGGTCAACGGCGAGGGCGCCGACCCGGAGGCCGGCGAGCCGCCGGTCTCGCACCCGGAGGCAGGCGGCACCGCGGGCGCGAACCCGACGGTCGGCAAGGAATCGGAGGTCGGCGCGTGA
- a CDS encoding PaaI family thioesterase translates to MSRPTSLTPPPEAVVPQPHPDAPSPGTELGEHYSDCFGCGEAAPGGLRLRTRAGEGVSVDAEFTVTAQHQGAPGLAHGGLLTCAFDEALGAIGYMLHTTAVTGHLETDFRRPVPVGSTLYIHAWCEAVAGRKIYSRAVGRLDAADGPIAVEAAALFVSVGLEHFVDNGRAEEVRRVLDNPDLIKSGRAFEVNP, encoded by the coding sequence GTGAGTCGACCAACATCCCTGACCCCGCCTCCGGAAGCGGTGGTGCCCCAGCCCCACCCGGACGCCCCGTCGCCCGGCACCGAGCTGGGCGAGCACTACAGCGACTGTTTCGGCTGCGGCGAGGCCGCCCCGGGCGGGCTGCGCCTTCGCACGCGCGCCGGCGAGGGCGTATCCGTGGACGCCGAGTTCACCGTCACCGCCCAGCACCAGGGCGCCCCGGGCCTGGCCCACGGCGGGCTGCTGACCTGCGCGTTCGACGAGGCGCTCGGGGCGATCGGATACATGCTGCACACCACGGCGGTGACCGGTCACCTGGAGACGGACTTTCGCCGCCCGGTGCCGGTGGGCAGCACCCTGTACATCCACGCCTGGTGCGAGGCGGTGGCCGGCCGCAAGATCTACTCGCGTGCGGTGGGCCGGCTCGACGCCGCGGACGGGCCGATCGCGGTCGAGGCGGCCGCGTTGTTCGTCAGCGTCGGACTCGAGCACTTCGTCGACAATGGACGTGCGGAGGAAGTCCGGCGCGTCCTGGACAACCCCGACCTGATCAAGTCCGGCCGAGCGTTCGAGGTGAACCCGTGA
- a CDS encoding gamma carbonic anhydrase family protein, protein MTVYALGDQVPKVHPDAYVHPDAVVIGSVEIGADSTVWPGAVLRADHGRIVIGERTSVQDGCVLHTTAPWPTVVGDECVIGHIVHLEGCVIEDRCLVGNGAVVMHQAVVRTGALVGAGAVVGNRIEVPSYAMALGVPAKIRENAVAPGAFAEAVRSYIDNGRRFRRDLRRLD, encoded by the coding sequence GTGACGGTCTACGCGCTGGGTGATCAAGTACCCAAGGTGCACCCCGATGCGTATGTGCACCCGGACGCGGTCGTGATCGGCAGCGTGGAGATCGGCGCGGATTCTACGGTGTGGCCGGGCGCGGTATTGCGCGCGGACCACGGCCGCATCGTGATCGGCGAGCGCACGTCGGTACAGGACGGGTGCGTCCTGCACACCACGGCGCCGTGGCCGACGGTAGTGGGCGACGAGTGCGTGATCGGTCACATTGTGCATTTGGAGGGCTGTGTGATCGAGGATCGGTGCCTGGTCGGCAACGGCGCGGTGGTCATGCATCAGGCCGTGGTGCGGACGGGTGCGCTGGTGGGAGCGGGTGCGGTGGTCGGAAACCGGATCGAGGTGCCGTCCTACGCGATGGCGCTCGGGGTGCCGGCGAAGATTCGGGAGAACGCGGTCGCGCCCGGCGCGTTCGCGGAGGCGGTGCGCAGCTACATCGACAACGGCCGCCGATTCCGTCGCGACCTGCGCCGCCTGGACTGA